One Magnolia sinica isolate HGM2019 chromosome 2, MsV1, whole genome shotgun sequence genomic window, TCATTAAAAGAAAGGACTAACCATTTGATCATTAAAaggggagaaagaagagagtgcacTGCATACCTTCGAGCTTTCTTTTCTCAGACGACATCTCCACAATATTGTTCTTTTCAGCAAGACCATCCCTCTTGTCAGGAGAGGACCCAATCACCATAGCATCAATGCAACTTTCCTCTTTTGCAGCATGCAATTCAGTGGTCTCACTCCTATCAACGGCTTCGTCGAAATTGTGGTTGGAATCAATTTGCTTACTATCCAACACATCCTCCTCCAGAGAATCATCGCCCGAACTTCGGTCTAAATTTAATTTTTCTGAGGACCCCACATCTGCACTATCATTTTTCTTGCTAAGGTCCACATTTGCAGCAATGGTGTCATCGACCTCTTCTACAGAGCCATGGTTCTCACCTGGCTCCTGATCATCCAATGAACGTATATCGCCGCCAATAGTAGGAACATCACTGGATGATGGTTCCACCATCTCCGGCTTAACAACTTCTATTTCTAAATGGAAATTATCAGCATTCAAATTATCCTTTAGTTCATTCTTTTCATTAATTGACACAGAATCAGTAGAAATAGATTCAGACTTTACTTGAAACCCTAAAACGTGGCTGACCTCAGATACCTGGTTATTCGGATTGGATACGTTGGACTCGGCACCTTCGATACGAGGCTTGGAATCCTCATTCTTTACCTGAGTTGCGTCGCACCTTGACTCTTGCCCACTGGATTCTAACTGAGTTGGCACACTCTGGCTGTCAGtgacactgttttctgtggtaacTGTGGGAACGGCTGTTTCCACGACCACCTCGTCAGTTTCAACACTGCCCATTAACTCTCCATCTTGAGCTCTGATCCCCTGATCGGACTCGCTAACATGAACTTCAGCCCCTTGATTGGACTCCACATCATTCGCCTTGATCCCTTGATCAGACTCCCCATCCTGAGCTTTGATTCCTTGACCAGACTCCCCATCTTGAGCATCGATTCCTTGATTGGATTCCTCATCTTGGGTGTTGCCCCCTCGATCAGACTCCCCATCTTGTGCCATGATCCCCTGATCAGACTCCCCATCTTGTGCCATGATCCCCTGATCAGACTCCCCATCTTGTGCCTTGATAGTTTGACCAGTCCCAGCGGTGCTACCATCAATGTCAACCATGGCAGCATCATCATCCACCTTCTCACTTTCATTCACAGTGGTTTCTGTAGCATCTTCTGCCGTTTGACTGTCAATCGGCTTCATCTCTACATCTTCTTGCTCGACAGGGGGATCAGAGTCAGAACCAAAACCATTACCCAATTCATTAGCAGATTCCCTCTCATAGCGTACTGCTTCATCCAATCGTTTCACCAACTCCTCCTTCAAACCCTTCGTTGCAAGTTTCCGCTTCCGAAGCTCCTCCCTCAACTCCATAACTTTCCATTGATCAATTGGTCGGTTGTCAAGCACAGAATACTGCGATGACATGTTCCTAATTGCCTAAAACCCAAAACGGAATGGTCTTCACAGCCCTAAGGATCAAATAAAATCCACATAAATCAAGCAGCTGGAAGTAGTATATCCAAACAGAGAGTAAGAAAAATATAACAAAATCAAAACAATATCACTCTCCCTGAACCAAAGAAGCAGCTTCATTGCACCACAACAGAAAATTCAGTATGGGAAACAATGGAACCAAATGGAACAAAAAATCCAGGCACCAAAATTATCTATAATCAAACCAAATGTAAAACTGAACAATATAAAAAATCACATGAAAAAGATTTATCTTGGGATGAAATAATAAGCCAATCCTTGTGAAGAAACTGCTGTTACAAACTGAGCCCAAACAAAGAGACAAgctaaagttttttaaaaaaaaaaagaagggatcaAAATTCAC contains:
- the LOC131232618 gene encoding uncharacterized protein LOC131232618 isoform X2, yielding MSSQYSVLDNRPIDQWKVMELREELRKRKLATKGLKEELVKRLDEAVRYERESANELGNGFGSDSDPPVEQEDVEMKPIDSQTAEDATETTVNESEKVDDDAAMVDIDGSTAGTGQTIKAQDGESDQGIMAQDGESDQGIMAQDGESDRGGNTQDEESNQGIDAQDGESGQGIKAQDGESDQGIKANDVESNQGAEVHVSESDQGIRAQDGELMGSVETDEVVVETAVPTVTTENSVTDSQSVPTQLESSGQESRCDATQVKNEDSKPRIEGAESNVSNPNNQVSEVSHVLGFQVKSESISTDSVSINEKNELKDNLNADNFHLEIEVVKPEMVEPSSSDVPTIGGDIRSLDDQEPGENHGSVEEVDDTIAANVDLSKKNDSADVGSSEKLNLDRSSGDDSLEEDVLDSKQIDSNHNFDEAVDRSETTELHAAKEESCIDAMVIGSSPDKRDGLAEKNNIVEMSSEKRKLEDHEAVQINEPAKRQHRWNPETVKVPEPQATNLTPLTTPRDASQSIQKRAFTRSDSTLSGDAPKERVVPPSPKTPTTSLRIDRFLRPFTLKAVQELLAKTGNVCSFWMDHIKTHCYVTYSSVDEAVETRNALYNLQWPPNGGRLLTAEFVDPQEVKTRAEAPPQSPAPISPSPTAAPSAPPVQPSPRQHALRQQLPPPPPLPPPPPLSDPPPARERLPLPPPPPKKPDPPIVTLDDLFRKTKATPRIYYLPLSEEQVAAKLASQGKSSKE
- the LOC131232618 gene encoding uncharacterized protein LOC131232618 isoform X1; amino-acid sequence: MSSQYSVLDNRPIDQWKVMELREELRKRKLATKGLKEELVKRLDEAVRYERESANELGNGFGSDSDPPVEQEDVEMKPIDSQTAEDATETTVNESEKVDDDAAMVDIDGSTAGTGQTIKAQDGESDQGIMAQDGESDQGIMAQDGESDRGGNTQDEESNQGIDAQDGESGQGIKAQDGESDQGIKANDVESNQGAEVHVSESDQGIRAQDGELMGSVETDEVVVETAVPTVTTENSVTDSQSVPTQLESSGQESRCDATQVKNEDSKPRIEGAESNVSNPNNQVSEVSHVLGFQVKSESISTDSVSINEKNELKDNLNADNFHLEIEVVKPEMVEPSSSDVPTIGGDIRSLDDQEPGENHGSVEEVDDTIAANVDLSKKNDSADVGSSEKLNLDRSSGDDSLEEDVLDSKQIDSNHNFDEAVDRSETTELHAAKEESCIDAMVIGSSPDKRDGLAEKNNIVEMSSEKRKLEAVFTDHEAVQINEPAKRQHRWNPETVKVPEPQATNLTPLTTPRDASQSIQKRAFTRSDSTLSGDAPKERVVPPSPKTPTTSLRIDRFLRPFTLKAVQELLAKTGNVCSFWMDHIKTHCYVTYSSVDEAVETRNALYNLQWPPNGGRLLTAEFVDPQEVKTRAEAPPQSPAPISPSPTAAPSAPPVQPSPRQHALRQQLPPPPPLPPPPPLSDPPPARERLPLPPPPPKKPDPPIVTLDDLFRKTKATPRIYYLPLSEEQVAAKLASQGKSSKE